One part of the Glycine soja cultivar W05 chromosome 11, ASM419377v2, whole genome shotgun sequence genome encodes these proteins:
- the LOC114376500 gene encoding peroxidase 3-like isoform X1, protein MKMGSNLRFLSLCLLALIASTHAQLQLGFYAQSCPKAEKIILKFVHEHIHNAPSLAAALIRMHFHDCFVRGCDGSVLLNSTTNQAEKNAPPNLTVRGFDFIDRIKSLVEAECPGVVSCADILTLAARDTIVATGGPYWKVPTGRRDGVISNLVEARNNIPAPFDNITTLQTLFANQGLDLKDLVLLSGAHTIGIAHCSSLSNRLFNFTGKGDQDPSLDSEYAANLKAFKCKDLSKLNTTKIEMDPGSRKTFDLSYYSHVIKRRGLFESDAALLTNSVTKSQIIQLLEGTVENFSAEFATSIEKMGRINVKTGTEGEIRKHCAFVNS, encoded by the exons ATGAAAATGGGAAGCAACTTGAGGTTTTTGAGTCTTTGCCTCTTGGCATTGATTGCATCAACTCATGCCCAACTTCAGCTTGGTTTTTATGCCCAGAGCTGCCCAAAAGCTGAgaaaatcattttgaaatttgttcATGAGCATATCCACAATGCTCCATCACTAGCAGCTGCATTGATAAGAATGCATTTCCATGATTGTTTTGTAAGG GGATGTGATGGATCAGTCCTTCTGAACTCAACAACCAATCAGGCTGAGAAGAATGCTCCTCCAAATCTCACAGTAAGAGGCTTTGACTTCATTGACAGAATAAAGAGCCTTGTTGAAGCTGAATGCCCTGGTGTGGTCTCTTGTGCTGATATCCTCACTTTGGCTGCCAGAGACACTATTGTAGCCACA GGTGGACCCTATTGGAAAGTTCCAACAGGTCGAAGGGATGGGGTCATCTCTAACTTGGTGGAAGCCAGAAATAACATTCCTGCTCCATTTGACAACATCACTACGCTACAGACACTCTTTGCCAACCAAGGACTTGATTTGAAGGACTTGGTCCTGCTCTCTG GTGCTCACACAATTGGTATAGCTCATTGTTCATCATTATCAAACCGCTTGTTCAATTTCACTGGCAAGGGTGATCAAGACCCTTCACTAGACAGTGAATATGCTGCAAATCTGAAAGCCTTCAAGTGCAAGGACCTCAGTAAATTGAACACCACAAAAATTGAGATGGACCCTGGAAGTCGCAAGACATTTGATCTTAGCTACTATAGTCACGTTATTAAGAGAAGGGGTCTATTTGAATCAGATGCTGCATTGTTGACTAACTCAGTTACAAAGTCTCAAATCATCCAATTGCTTGAAGGGACAGTTGAAAATTTCTCTGCTGAGTTTGCAACCTCCATAGAGAAAATGGGAAGAATTAATGTGAAGACAGGGACAGAGGGAGAGATCAGGAAGCATTGTGCATTCGTAAATAGCTAA
- the LOC114376500 gene encoding peroxidase 39-like isoform X2: MGSNLRFLSLCLLALIASTHAQLQLGFYAQSCPKAEKIILKFVHEHIHNAPSLAAALIRMHFHDCFVRGCDGSVLLNSTTNQAEKNAPPNLTVRGFDFIDRIKSLVEAECPGVVSCADILTLAARDTIVATGGPYWKVPTGRRDGVISNLVEARNNIPAPFDNITTLQTLFANQGLDLKDLVLLSGAHTIGIAHCSSLSNRLFNFTGKGDQDPSLDSEYAANLKAFKCKDLSKLNTTKIEMDPGSRKTFDLSYYSHVIKRRGLFESDAALLTNSVTKSQIIQLLEGTVENFSAEFATSIEKMGRINVKTGTEGEIRKHCAFVNS, from the exons ATGGGAAGCAACTTGAGGTTTTTGAGTCTTTGCCTCTTGGCATTGATTGCATCAACTCATGCCCAACTTCAGCTTGGTTTTTATGCCCAGAGCTGCCCAAAAGCTGAgaaaatcattttgaaatttgttcATGAGCATATCCACAATGCTCCATCACTAGCAGCTGCATTGATAAGAATGCATTTCCATGATTGTTTTGTAAGG GGATGTGATGGATCAGTCCTTCTGAACTCAACAACCAATCAGGCTGAGAAGAATGCTCCTCCAAATCTCACAGTAAGAGGCTTTGACTTCATTGACAGAATAAAGAGCCTTGTTGAAGCTGAATGCCCTGGTGTGGTCTCTTGTGCTGATATCCTCACTTTGGCTGCCAGAGACACTATTGTAGCCACA GGTGGACCCTATTGGAAAGTTCCAACAGGTCGAAGGGATGGGGTCATCTCTAACTTGGTGGAAGCCAGAAATAACATTCCTGCTCCATTTGACAACATCACTACGCTACAGACACTCTTTGCCAACCAAGGACTTGATTTGAAGGACTTGGTCCTGCTCTCTG GTGCTCACACAATTGGTATAGCTCATTGTTCATCATTATCAAACCGCTTGTTCAATTTCACTGGCAAGGGTGATCAAGACCCTTCACTAGACAGTGAATATGCTGCAAATCTGAAAGCCTTCAAGTGCAAGGACCTCAGTAAATTGAACACCACAAAAATTGAGATGGACCCTGGAAGTCGCAAGACATTTGATCTTAGCTACTATAGTCACGTTATTAAGAGAAGGGGTCTATTTGAATCAGATGCTGCATTGTTGACTAACTCAGTTACAAAGTCTCAAATCATCCAATTGCTTGAAGGGACAGTTGAAAATTTCTCTGCTGAGTTTGCAACCTCCATAGAGAAAATGGGAAGAATTAATGTGAAGACAGGGACAGAGGGAGAGATCAGGAAGCATTGTGCATTCGTAAATAGCTAA
- the LOC114376501 gene encoding peroxidase 3-like, translating to MGSNLRFLSLCLLALIASTHAQLQLGFYANSCPKAEQIVLKFVHDHIHNAPSLAAALIRMHFHDCFVRGCDASVLLNSTTNQAEKNAPPNLTVRGFDFIDRIKSLVEAECPGVVSCADILTLAARDTIVATGGPFWKVPTGRRDGVVSNLTEARNNIPAPSSNFTTLQTLFANQGLDLKDLVLLSGAHTIGIAHCSSLSNRLFNFTGKGDQDPSLDSEYAANLKAFKCTDLNKLNTTKIEMDPGSRKTFDLSYYSHVIKRRGLFESDAALLTNSVTKAQIIQLLEGSVENFFAEFATSIEKMGRINVKTGTEGEIRKHCAFINS from the exons ATGGGAAGCAACTTGAGGTTTTTGAGTCTTTGCCTCTTGGCATTGATTGCATCAACTCATGCTCAACTTCAGCTTGGTTTTTATGCTAACAGTTGCCCAAAAGCAGAgcaaattgttttgaaatttgttCATGACCATATCCACAATGCTCCATCACTAGCAGCTGCATTAATAAGAATGCACTTTCATGACTGTTTTGTAAGG GGATGTGATGCATCAGTCCTTCTGAACTCAACAACCAATCAGGCTGAGAAGAATGCTCCTCCAAATCTCACAGTAAGAGGCTTTGACTTCATTGACAGAATAAAGAGCCTTGTTGAAGCTGAATGCCCTGGTGTGGTCTCTTGTGCTGATATCCTCACTTTGGCTGCCAGAGACACTATTGTAGCCACA GGTGGACCTTTTTGGAAAGTTCCAACTGGTCGAAGGGATGGGGTCGTCTCTAACTTGACGGAAGCCAGAAATAACATTCCTGCTCCATCTTCCAACTTTACCACCCTACAAACACTCTTTGCTAACCAAGGACTTGATTTAAAGGACTTGGTCCTGCTCTCTG GTGCTCACACAATTGGTATCGCTCATTGCTCATCATTATCAAaccggttgttcaatttcactgGCAAGGGTGATCAAGACCCGTCACTAGATAGTGAATATGCTGCAAATTTGAAAGCATTCAAGTGCACAGACCTCAACAAGTTGAACACCACAAAAATTGAGATGGACCCTGGAAGTCGCAAGACATTTGATCTTAGCTACTATAGTCACGTTATTAAGAGAAGGGGTCTATTTGAGTCAGATGCTGCATTATTGACTAACTCAGTTACAAAGGCACAAATCATCCAATTGCTTGAAGGGTCAGTTGAAAATTTCTTTGCTGAGTTTGCAACCTCCATCGAGAAAATGGGAAGAATTAATGTGAAGACAGGGACAGAAGGAGAGATCAGGAAGCATTGTGCATTTATAAATAGCTAA